The sequence AAGACCACCGTCGCTCTCCTTGCTGTGATTGTGGCGCCTATCGTACCGCCGGCGGGCGCCCTCCCGGCGCGATCGCCAACTTCAGCTCTCCGGCATCGAAGCGCCGCATTGCTTCCGCGGTCTCTTCAAGCGGCAGCCGGTCGCTCACGAGGGGAGCGACGCGGATCGCCCCGCTCGTCAGCAGCTGGAGCGCCTGACGCACTGTGCGCGGCGTGTGATGGAAAACCCCCCGGACGGTAAGAGCATCATAATGAACTCGGGCGAGGTCGAGCGCTGCCGTTGCGCCCGCGGGAGAGCCGCCAAAGAGCACAACCCGGCCGCCCGGCTGGGCGATCGCGACCGCCTGCTCGATCAGCGCGGGGATGCCCGTGATCTCGATCACGACGTCTGGCCGGCCAACTTCTGTGAGGAGACGGCGCACCCAGTCCTCCTCCGCCGCTTGAAGCGTCTCCGTCGCGCCGAGCTCCTTAGCGAGGGCAAGCCGGTGCGGCTTGCGGCCGACAGCGACCACTCTGCCTGCGCCGCGATGGCGCAGTAGCTGAACGAAGAGCAGGCCGATCGGTCCGGTCCCGCCAATGATGGCGACAGTCTCGCCCGGGGCGACCGCCGCTTCATCCGCCCCGTGGACGACGCAGGCGAGCGGTTCGAGGAAGGCGAGCGTCTCATCAGGAACGCCCGGCGGAGCGCGGAAGAAGTTGTGGCGGACGATCGGTGAAGAGAGCAGCACATAGTCGGCAAAGGCGCCGCGAAGGAGCAGGTCCGGCAGCTTGCGGCAGAGCGGGGTTCGGCCGGCGCGGCAGAACTCGCACTGGTCGCAGGGCGCCGAGTTCGCCGCCACCACCCGCTCGCCAAGAGCGACGCTCGTCACCCCCTCGCCGAGCGCGGCGACATAGCCGACGAACTCGTGGCCGAGTGGCCATGGCGGCCGGAAAAGGCGATGCCCCTGCCGATACGATTTCAGTTCTGTGCCGCAGGTGAGGGCGGTCGTCACCTCGACCACTACCTCCCCCGGCCCAGGGCGGGGCACGGGCAAGGTTTGAATGGCAACGCGCCGGGGCGCCAGCAGCACGGCCGCCCGCATCGTCTCCGGGAGCGTCATGAGCGCATCTCGATCACCGCCTTCAGCCCGGGGCCTGGGTGGGCGGTCATTTGGAAGGCGGCAAGCGCCTGCTCCATCGGAAAACGATGCGTGATCAGCTCCGGACCCCGCACGCGCCCGCTCCGCAGATACTCAAACGCGATCCGTGTCTCGTGCGGGCCGGCGGAGTAGCTCGCGCCGATGGTGTGCTCGTTGAACCAGAGCCGATGCGGCTCGATGGGCAGCTGAACTCCCGGGGCGCAAGGCGCGAAAAGCATGAGGTACCCGCCCGGCTCCAACAGTTCTAAACCTGCGAGTGCGGGGCCAAGACCGGAGGGGCCGACGAAGACGATGTCGGCGAGCCGGCCGTCGTTCACCGCTGCCAGCTGCTCCGGCGCGGGGCCGGCCGAAGGGTCGATAACGGCGTCGGCGCCGTAGGCAGGCATCCGCTCGCGCCGCACCGCAATCGGGTCGGAGACGACGATGCGGCTCGCGCCAGCAAGCCGGCACAGCTGGGTGAGCAGGATGCCGTTCACCCCTGCTCCGATAATCGCGACGCGGTCGCCGGGGCGGACATTGGCGCGCGCAACGGCGCGGATGGCGCAGGCGACCGGTTCGATGAGGACGGCGCTCTCAGAGGGCATGTCGTCGGGCAGGGGGAGAACGTCGAGCTCGACATTCGGCGCAGGCACGCGCACGTATTCGGCCATCCCGCCCGGATAGAGGCGGGTCTGTTTGAAGCGCGGGCAGCTCGACCAGTTGCCGCGCCGGCAGCGCGGACAGACCATGCACGGCACATGGTGATGGATGAACACGCGGTCGCCGGGGCGGAAGCGGTCAACGCCGGCGCCGACTTCGACGACCTCCCCCACCGGCTCATGCCCCGGCGTGAGGGGCGCGCGCGGCGTGAGATACCACTCCATCACGTCGGAGCCGCAGACCCCGCACAATTCGATCTTGACGATGATCTCACCGGGACCGGGCACCGGCTCCGGCATGTCGATCACGGTGATATCACTGTTCGACCGGTATTGAACCGCTCGCACGGGCTCCCCAGACGCGAAAGCGGGGCGCCGGGCGCGCCCCGTTGGAAGAGTATACCGATCTTGTCGACGGCGCGGACGCTATTCGATGCGGTAGGCGCTGTCGAGATTGATCTGGTTCTGCTGGTTGTCCGGAATGCCTTTGATCTTCGGCGAATGGACATGGTACGAAGCGCCGTTATAGGTGAACAGCAACCAGAGGTCCTCGCGTTCGATCTGGGCAGCCCGGCGATACAGTTCAGCGCGCTTGACCGGGTCGCGCTCGACGAGAGCGGCGTCAAACGTTTGGTCCCAGAGCGGGTTGCAGTAGAAATATTGGTCGCGGGCGATCCCCGGCGGTCGGTTGCAGCCGACCGTTCCCCGGTAGGCGCTGAACCAGCCGTTCCGGTCGCCCACCCCAGCAGAGACAATGTCTCCCTTCGGCTGGCGGCCGTTCACCTTGTCGGTGAAGACACCCAGTTCGAGGCTGTTGATCTCGATCTCAACCCCGATCTCGCGGAGGAACCCTTGGACGGCGAGCGGCACCTCGGCAGGCTGCGCCGCTGGCGTGAAATCGAGCCCGCCGGTCAGCCGGAACCCGTTGGGATAGCCTGCCTCGGCGAGGAGCCGCCGTGCCTTGGCCGGGTCGTAGGGCCAGGGGGGCAGATCGGGGTTCCAGTATTGGCTGTCCGGCGTTCCGCCTTGCCCGGTCGGCTTGTTGAAGCCCTTGAAGATCTGCTGGGTCATCGCCTCGCGGTTGATGGCGTAGTTGAGCGCTTCACGCACCCGCTTATCCGCAAGCGGCGAGCCCTTCGCCTCGGCGACGCCTTGGGGGATCTTCATCGACGCGTTCGTGTTCAGGTAGGCAATCACGACCATGCCGGCGTTGCGCAGCTGCTCTGCCTGTTCGCCGGTGAAGTTGCGGAGCAGCCCGCCATCAAGCTCGCCAGTGCGCAGGCCGTTGATCAGCTGGGAGTTCTCGACGATATTGCGGAAGATCAGCTCGCGGTTTTCAACCTTCCGAAAGGCATGAGGCGTTGACCGGACCCGATAGTGGACGACCGCACCCGGCTGGAATTGGACCACCTCGTACGGTCCGGAGCCCATCGGCCGCGTCGCGTAGCCGGTGTCGCCGATCTCTTGATGCACTTTCTTCGACATGGCGTAGGCGAGCGGGCCAGCGGCGGGGATGCTGAGGTCGATCGAGCGGGTCGTAATTTGGAGGGTGGTGGGGTTGAGCGCTTGGACGCCGCTAACCGCCGTCAGGAGGGTGCGCAGGGTCCATCCCTGCTGCTTGAGCGCAAGGTCAATGGTGTACGCCAGGTCCTCTGCCGTAACGGGGTCGCCGTTCCAGAAGCGGACATCGTCGCGCAGGGTGAACGTCCAGACGGTGCCGTCGGCGTTCAATTCCCACTTTGTCGCCAACCAGGGGCGCACCTCGAAGTTCGGGCCAAAGGCGGTGAGAGAGTCATAAATCGGAAGATAGAACCACGGGTTCGACGAGAAGCCGGCGGGAGAGAGAGTATCGCTGAAGCGGTTAATCCCGAACGTCAGGACCTGATTTTCGGATCGGCGCTCGGTTGGCGCTGTCGTGGCGGGGGCAGTGCCGGCGGTGGGAGCGGCCGGCGTACAGGCCGCAACCATCACGAGGAGGAGCGCGAGCGACGCGGCGCGGTGAAGCATCTGGTGCCCTCCGTTTCGACGAGAATGATGAGAAGAGCCTAAACAAACGCTGCGGAAGGATCCAGATTTCTTCCGCAGCGTCGCAATTTCTGCCGAAACGGCAGCTGCCTAGCGGTTTTCCTCCTTCGGCCGCATCGGCTTGCGAGCGGTGACCAGCATATTGGCGCCGGCGCGAACGTGGCGCGTCACCTCTTCGAGGCCAATATCTTTGAGATACTGCTCGAAGTTCAGGTCGAGATAGCTGAGCATAAACGGCTCGCTGTTGCGCTTGACAGCGTTCTGCCGACGGATGAGATCCCCTTCGCTCTCTGCCGGCGGCCAGTCGAACCAGCTGATGAGGTGCCCGGGCTTGGAGAGGCGGACCATCTCGGCGATAAACGCCTTCGCGTGGTAGTTCGGCATCTCGTGGAGGCAGTAGCTCTCGTTGACGACGTCGAAGCTCTCATCCGCGAAGTAGCGCATGTCGCCGCCGTCCATGTGGTAGAAGAAGATGTTCTTCATCCCCAGCTGTTCGGCCTTGCGGCGCGCCCAGCGGAGCATTGAGGGCGACAGGTCGACGCCGATCACCTCTGCTTCCGGCCACAGTTCGGCCATGACGAAGGTGGTGGTTCCCGTGCCGCAGCCCACATCGAGCGCCCGCTGCGGCTTGATGTCGCCGTAGACGCGCTTCAGCCAGAACTTCACCGTCTCTGGCTCGGTGAAGTAGAACTTCGTCTTCGATCCCCAATGCGTAATCCACGACGCAAACGCCGGGTGGAGCGTCGCCGGCTGCGGATAGGTGTGGACCGGCTTCATGAAGTAGTAGGCCGGGTACTTTGCCGGTTCGGTCGCCCCGGGCGGCATCAGGTCGGTTGCGTCGAAGGGCCCATCGAGCTTTTCGTAGAACTCGAGCTCAATCCGCTTCTTCCAAGCGGAGAGGGTGGGGAAATATTTCGAGAGCCAGAGCCCGAAGGTCATTGGCGGGCCGGCATAGCCCGGGGTGCCCTCGGGCGGACGGCCGATCACCTCAAGCGAGCTTGGCCGGCGTGGACGTGATTGGGTCTGCGTCATCGTCTTCCTCCTAGACTTTCCAGCCCCACGTGATCCAGGGGGTCGGGCTTCCACCGCGGTTCTTTCGTTCCCGACTCGGCTCTTCCACGCGCCCAAACCCCGCTTCGCGGCACATGGCGACGAGGTCGCGCAGCGCGGCTTGACGCCAGTACGGCTCGCCGTTGTGCTCGGTCTGCCAGTCGGAGGTGAAGGCGCGGTACAGTTCGTGCTCGCGGTACGGCGGGGTATCGGCGATCTGGAAGAGGCCGCCCGGCTTCAGGATCCGGTAGCCCTCGCGGATGATCGCCATTGCCGCCTCATCGGGAACTTCATGGAACAGGATCGTCGAGGTCACGACATCGAAGAAGTTGTCGGGGAAGTCGGTGTGCTCGGCGGCCTGCTGGCTGAGATGGAGCGCGATCCCGCGCGCTTCTGCCTGCTTGTGGGCGTATTTCAGCAGCGGCGCCGAGAGATCGATGCCGTACACCTCGGCGTCGGGGAAGCGCTCCTTGATGGGGTAGGTCGAATGGCCGACCCCGCAGCCGAGGTCGAGGATGCGCTCATACTTCCCTTCTGGGATCGCCATCGCCGCGCCCACCTTCAGTTCGGAGCGCGCGTCTCGCTCGCCGTGATAGGCAACTTGCCCAATCTCGAGAACAAAGGGAATGAGCGGCTCGCGGTGCTGGCCGCCCGGCTGGATGTGGTAGTCAATCTCGTAGTAGGGAGGAGGGACGAGGTCGGGATTGAGCCGCAGCGTCCCGCGGGGATTGGGAACCGGCTCATCGAGCCAGGCGAGCAGCTCTTTTTCGTGCGGCAGGACCGCCTCGAAGAGCCGGGTCCACATCAGCTCTTGGGTTTGGCGGGCGATAAACTTCTCGGCGCGGTATTCGAAGAGCGGCGAGACGATCGCGGCGACGTCAGCGAAGGTCTTCGGCTCAGGGGCGCCGCTCGCTTTGCGCTCTTCGACGACTTGGCGGTAGTACTTCGCGACCTTCCCGCCGATCGCCTGCTGCGAATAGGTCTTCGCATTCCGAATGAAATCCAGCGTTGCGCGGTCGGGCTGGTCGAGGAGAACGCCATCCTTGGCAATCGTCAGCATTGTGCACGCTCCCACTCGGATCCTGGGATCCGATGTATTGTACGACAGAGTTCTGGCCGGTCTTGGCGCGCCATCTCAGACGACTACCCCTGGTCCCGGCACGGCCGCGAGCCGGGCAGCCGCTGCAGCAGCGTCGCTTCCTGAGCGGATCGCATCGACAACCCCTCGCCCTTTGTAAGAGGTGCCGGCGAGGACGATGCCGGGGAGAGCAGCGGCGCGCTGCGCTGCCTTCGCAACGCGCTCAAGATGGCCGAGGGTGTAGCGCGGCAGCGCAGGCGACCAGCGTCGGCCGGCGACAAAGAGCGGCTCGGCTTGGATTTTCAGCACCGTCCGGATTTCGTCGAGACCGAGCGCAATCAATTCGTCGTCGCTGCACTGTTCGACAACCCGGTCGTCGCTAATGAAGGCGCGCAGCAGCGCATAGCCTTCGGGGGCGTGCCCTTCCCACCGGATCGAGTCCCACGTCATCGAGTTGACGGGGCCGCGCTCGCGGCTGTGCTTGACGTAGCCGGTGCCGGCCAAGATTTTGGGCGCTTCTTCCGCCCGGAAGGCGTAGGAGAAGGTCGCCATCGAGCGGAAACTGACGCTCGCGAGCGTCTCGGCAAGCTCGCGGTCGAGGGGGCGCACGCTGTCGGCTGCTTGAAACGCCGGCGCGGTGATCACGACGACGTCTGCCGGCAGACGCTCCACGCCCTCCGCGCCGCGGGCGATCACCTCGTAGCCTGCTGGCCGCCGTTCGACCGCCTCGACCGCCATCCCAGTCCGTAGGGTGACAGCCGGGCGCTCGCGCAGGCGGGCGACAAGGCGGTCGATGATGGCGTCCATCCCTTGCCGCGGCGCGACAAGGGTGACATCGGCTTTGCCGAGGTCATCGAGCAGCGCTTTCTGCTTCCGTGCGCCGATACTGACGCTGCCGTACTTGCGCTCGAAGGCGACGAGCGCGGGCGCCGCTGCCGGCGCAGAGAGGCTCTCTCCTTCACCTCCTGCGATCCCTCCCATCAGCGGCTCGAGCACATTCCACCACGCTTCATCGCCGAAGCGCCGCCGGAGGAAGGCGGCCATCGACTCTTCGGGGCCATCAGTTCGGGGGGGGATGAACGGCTCCAGCATCGCCCGCAGCGCACCGAGCGGGGAGAGCACCCCCTCAGCAAGCAGCAATCCCGGGCGCAGGGGAAGGATGTCGGTCACCCCCTGAGTGATGGGATGCAGCTTCCCCTTGTAGAAGATTGAGCTTCCGCCATGCGCGCGCCCCGGCGACTGCAGATCTCCTGCCAGTCCCAGCTCGGCGCACAGCTGATACCCTTCGGGCGCCGCGCCGACGAAACCTTCGGGGCCGGCCTCGATAATGAATCCGTCACGCCGGATCGTGAAAAACTTGCCTCCGAGCCGATCCTCCCGCTCGAGAACGGTGATGGACGCCGCCACCGCCTCGCGGCGGAGCGCCTCTTCCAGCCGGTACGCGGTCGTCAGCCCGGTGAGCCCTCCGCCAATAACGACAATCCGACGCGCCTCGCTGGGAAGGGTCAACTGCATGCACCTCCGAGGAAGTCACCGGTATAAATACTTGATCGCCGAAATAGTTGCACATGTCAAGGGCTGAATGGCCAGGCCATCCGGCCCCAGCCGGGCCGGCCAGCAGCCACCGATGGTCCTGACTGTTGCTCGCCGGGAAGAGCCAACCGCCGCGGCATCAGAGCGGGAGCCGGGAGTCGAGCGCTTCTTGGAGGCCTTCGCCGACGAGATTGACGGCGACGACGGTGGCGAAGATAAGCACTCCCGGCAAGATGGCAACATGGGGAGCGACAAAGAAGAACTGCCGTCCTGTCGCGAGCATCGCGCCCCAGTCGGGCTGCGGCGGCTGCGTGCCGAGGCCGAGGAAGGAAAGGCTCGCTGTCGCAATCAGCTTCGCCCCGATGTCGAGCGTGCCAGCCACGATAATGAGGGCAAGGCAGTTCGGCAGAACGTGGCGGAACACGATCCGGGGTGTGCTCAGCCCCAGCGCTTCGGCGGCCTGAATGAACTCTCGTTCTCGCAGAGAGAGAACATGCCCGCGGACGAGCCGAGCGTAGAGGGGGATACCGACGATGGCGACGGCGATCATGGCGTTGGTCAGGCCAGGACCTGCGGCCGCGACGATCGCGATCGCGAGGAGGACGCCGGGAAACGCCATCACGATGTCGATCAGGTGGGTGGCGATCGAATCGACCCAGCCGCCAAAGTAGCCCGCCGCCAGCCCGATCAGCACTCCCGGCACGAGGGAGAGGAGCGCTGCTCCCACGCCGGCCATGAGCGAGGTCCGGCCGCCCCAGATCAACCGGCTGAGGACGTCTCGCCCCAGTTCGTCGCTCCCGAGGAGGTATCCCGGTGATCCAATCGGGCGGAGCCGGTTGATCGTCTGCAGCTCGGTCGGGATCGGGTTGGCAAGCGGGAGCAGCGGCGCGGCCAGCGCGGCGAGCGCGATGACAAGAAGCAGCGCCGCGCCGGCAAGGGCAAGGGGGTGGCGCCGGAAGCGCCGCCAGACGCGCGAGCGCTCGCGTCCCGGCCTTGCGAGCGCCCCGGCGGGCTCAAACTGGACCGGAGTGACGAGCGGCTTAGCGTCCGCCATACCGGATCCGCGGGTCGATCCGCGCGTAGAGCAGGTCGACCAGAAAGTTGATCAGGACGAAGATCAAGGCGGTGAAGACGATCCCTCCTTGAACGAGAGGGTAATCGCGGCTGTTGATGCCGTTGACGATGAGCAGGCCGAGCCCGGGCCACGCGAAGACATACTCAACCAGCACGGCGCCGCCCAGCAAATAACCGGCCTGCGCGCCGACGATTGTGACGACGGGGATCAGCGCGTTCTTGAGGGCGTGCCGGATCAGCACCGCATATTCCGACAGCCCCTTCGCCCGGGCAGTGCGAATGTAGTCCTGCTGCAGGACCTCGACCATGCTCATGCGTGTGACCCGCGCGATAAAGGCGAGCGAGGGCAAGGCGAGCGTCACTGCTGGCAAAACAAGGAAGGGAAGGATGTCAAACGGCCCCTGCCGAACCGGCGGCGCCATGCCCTGCGGCGGAAACCAGCGGAGCTGGACGGCAAAGATGACGATCAGCACCAGGCCGGTCCAGAAGACCGGCAAGCCGACGCCGCAGAGCGCGAAGAACATCACGAGCCGATCGAGCAGCGACCGCGGGCGCGTTGCCGCGAGAATGCCGGCAAGAACTCCCACCGTCGTCGCGAGGGTGAGGCTGGCGGCCGCCAAGATCAGGGTATTGCCGAAGCGGTTCAGCACCTCGCTCAAAACAGGGCGCCGCAGGAAGATCGACTCGCCAAGGTCGCCTTGCACAAGGCGGCCGAGCCAGCGGACGTACTGAACGACGAGCGGGTCATCCAGTCCGTAGTAGGCCCGGATCGATCGCAGCACGTCCTCTGTCGCGTTCGGCCCGGCGAGCAGGGCTGCGGGGTCGCCCGGCACGAAACGCATCACCACGAACACAATCGTGGCGACGCCGAGCGCGACCGGCACGACCGCCAACAGCCGACGGATGACAAATGCTGATGCCACGCACGCCCTTAGGCGAGATAGAGGAGGTTCCAGTCGACCTCGACGTTATCTCGCATGACGAAGCCGTTTACCTCCGCCGCATGATACCAGAGCGCAATT comes from Dehalococcoidia bacterium and encodes:
- a CDS encoding zinc-binding dehydrogenase, producing MTLPETMRAAVLLAPRRVAIQTLPVPRPGPGEVVVEVTTALTCGTELKSYRQGHRLFRPPWPLGHEFVGYVAALGEGVTSVALGERVVAANSAPCDQCEFCRAGRTPLCRKLPDLLLRGAFADYVLLSSPIVRHNFFRAPPGVPDETLAFLEPLACVVHGADEAAVAPGETVAIIGGTGPIGLLFVQLLRHRGAGRVVAVGRKPHRLALAKELGATETLQAAEEDWVRRLLTEVGRPDVVIEITGIPALIEQAVAIAQPGGRVVLFGGSPAGATAALDLARVHYDALTVRGVFHHTPRTVRQALQLLTSGAIRVAPLVSDRLPLEETAEAMRRFDAGELKLAIAPGGRPPAVR
- a CDS encoding alcohol dehydrogenase catalytic domain-containing protein; the encoded protein is MRAVQYRSNSDITVIDMPEPVPGPGEIIVKIELCGVCGSDVMEWYLTPRAPLTPGHEPVGEVVEVGAGVDRFRPGDRVFIHHHVPCMVCPRCRRGNWSSCPRFKQTRLYPGGMAEYVRVPAPNVELDVLPLPDDMPSESAVLIEPVACAIRAVARANVRPGDRVAIIGAGVNGILLTQLCRLAGASRIVVSDPIAVRRERMPAYGADAVIDPSAGPAPEQLAAVNDGRLADIVFVGPSGLGPALAGLELLEPGGYLMLFAPCAPGVQLPIEPHRLWFNEHTIGASYSAGPHETRIAFEYLRSGRVRGPELITHRFPMEQALAAFQMTAHPGPGLKAVIEMRS
- a CDS encoding ABC transporter permease; translation: MASAFVIRRLLAVVPVALGVATIVFVVMRFVPGDPAALLAGPNATEDVLRSIRAYYGLDDPLVVQYVRWLGRLVQGDLGESIFLRRPVLSEVLNRFGNTLILAAASLTLATTVGVLAGILAATRPRSLLDRLVMFFALCGVGLPVFWTGLVLIVIFAVQLRWFPPQGMAPPVRQGPFDILPFLVLPAVTLALPSLAFIARVTRMSMVEVLQQDYIRTARAKGLSEYAVLIRHALKNALIPVVTIVGAQAGYLLGGAVLVEYVFAWPGLGLLIVNGINSRDYPLVQGGIVFTALIFVLINFLVDLLYARIDPRIRYGGR
- the hemG gene encoding protoporphyrinogen oxidase produces the protein MQLTLPSEARRIVVIGGGLTGLTTAYRLEEALRREAVAASITVLEREDRLGGKFFTIRRDGFIIEAGPEGFVGAAPEGYQLCAELGLAGDLQSPGRAHGGSSIFYKGKLHPITQGVTDILPLRPGLLLAEGVLSPLGALRAMLEPFIPPRTDGPEESMAAFLRRRFGDEAWWNVLEPLMGGIAGGEGESLSAPAAAPALVAFERKYGSVSIGARKQKALLDDLGKADVTLVAPRQGMDAIIDRLVARLRERPAVTLRTGMAVEAVERRPAGYEVIARGAEGVERLPADVVVITAPAFQAADSVRPLDRELAETLASVSFRSMATFSYAFRAEEAPKILAGTGYVKHSRERGPVNSMTWDSIRWEGHAPEGYALLRAFISDDRVVEQCSDDELIALGLDEIRTVLKIQAEPLFVAGRRWSPALPRYTLGHLERVAKAAQRAAALPGIVLAGTSYKGRGVVDAIRSGSDAAAAAARLAAVPGPGVVV
- a CDS encoding class I SAM-dependent methyltransferase: MTQTQSRPRRPSSLEVIGRPPEGTPGYAGPPMTFGLWLSKYFPTLSAWKKRIELEFYEKLDGPFDATDLMPPGATEPAKYPAYYFMKPVHTYPQPATLHPAFASWITHWGSKTKFYFTEPETVKFWLKRVYGDIKPQRALDVGCGTGTTTFVMAELWPEAEVIGVDLSPSMLRWARRKAEQLGMKNIFFYHMDGGDMRYFADESFDVVNESYCLHEMPNYHAKAFIAEMVRLSKPGHLISWFDWPPAESEGDLIRRQNAVKRNSEPFMLSYLDLNFEQYLKDIGLEEVTRHVRAGANMLVTARKPMRPKEENR
- a CDS encoding class I SAM-dependent methyltransferase, which produces MLTIAKDGVLLDQPDRATLDFIRNAKTYSQQAIGGKVAKYYRQVVEERKASGAPEPKTFADVAAIVSPLFEYRAEKFIARQTQELMWTRLFEAVLPHEKELLAWLDEPVPNPRGTLRLNPDLVPPPYYEIDYHIQPGGQHREPLIPFVLEIGQVAYHGERDARSELKVGAAMAIPEGKYERILDLGCGVGHSTYPIKERFPDAEVYGIDLSAPLLKYAHKQAEARGIALHLSQQAAEHTDFPDNFFDVVTSTILFHEVPDEAAMAIIREGYRILKPGGLFQIADTPPYREHELYRAFTSDWQTEHNGEPYWRQAALRDLVAMCREAGFGRVEEPSRERKNRGGSPTPWITWGWKV
- a CDS encoding ABC transporter substrate-binding protein, producing the protein MLHRAASLALLLVMVAACTPAAPTAGTAPATTAPTERRSENQVLTFGINRFSDTLSPAGFSSNPWFYLPIYDSLTAFGPNFEVRPWLATKWELNADGTVWTFTLRDDVRFWNGDPVTAEDLAYTIDLALKQQGWTLRTLLTAVSGVQALNPTTLQITTRSIDLSIPAAGPLAYAMSKKVHQEIGDTGYATRPMGSGPYEVVQFQPGAVVHYRVRSTPHAFRKVENRELIFRNIVENSQLINGLRTGELDGGLLRNFTGEQAEQLRNAGMVVIAYLNTNASMKIPQGVAEAKGSPLADKRVREALNYAINREAMTQQIFKGFNKPTGQGGTPDSQYWNPDLPPWPYDPAKARRLLAEAGYPNGFRLTGGLDFTPAAQPAEVPLAVQGFLREIGVEIEINSLELGVFTDKVNGRQPKGDIVSAGVGDRNGWFSAYRGTVGCNRPPGIARDQYFYCNPLWDQTFDAALVERDPVKRAELYRRAAQIEREDLWLLFTYNGASYHVHSPKIKGIPDNQQNQINLDSAYRIE
- a CDS encoding ABC transporter permease, with the translated sequence MADAKPLVTPVQFEPAGALARPGRERSRVWRRFRRHPLALAGAALLLVIALAALAAPLLPLANPIPTELQTINRLRPIGSPGYLLGSDELGRDVLSRLIWGGRTSLMAGVGAALLSLVPGVLIGLAAGYFGGWVDSIATHLIDIVMAFPGVLLAIAIVAAAGPGLTNAMIAVAIVGIPLYARLVRGHVLSLREREFIQAAEALGLSTPRIVFRHVLPNCLALIIVAGTLDIGAKLIATASLSFLGLGTQPPQPDWGAMLATGRQFFFVAPHVAILPGVLIFATVVAVNLVGEGLQEALDSRLPL